The region CGCAGTTTAAAAGCCTATTCCACTGCATGAGAAACTGTATTTTTTCATAGCATTTGTTTCCTGACCGAGATTCGCCTACCTACATGAATACTTCTGCTGAATTTATCCCACCGATGATCAACGGCGTCAGTGCCAGCAAAGTTTTCTTGCAGCCATCCACTGCTGCAACCGTCTATGACTATCTATGTAAACAGTTTCCGCATATTCAGGCCAGCGAATGGCAATCCCGTTTTCAGGAGGGTCTGGTTTATGATGCACAGGGAAATCGCTTAAATCTAAATAGTCCTTTTCAAGCGAATATCCACTGTTTTTATTATCGCTTTCTGGCGCATGAAGTGCATGTACCCTTCGAACATCAAATCCTGTTCGAAAATGATCACTTTATGGTAATTGATAAACCACACTTCCTGACCATGAGCCCGACCGGACAATATGTGCAGGAAACCTTGCTGGTTCGTCTAAAGAAACAGACTGGGATCGAATATCTCACGCCAATCCATCGACTGGATCGGGAAACGGCTGGTGTAGTGCTGATCTCTAAAAATATAGACTCACGTGGACTTTATCAGCAGCTGTTTGCAACCCGCCAAGTACAGAAGACCTATCATGCGATTGCGGGTTATCGTGAAGAACTGAGCTTTCCGCAGATGGTACGTTTACGCATGGATAAAGGTCAGCCATTCTATACCATGCAGGTACTTGACGGCGAACCCAATAGTGAAACCGAAATCACGTTATTAGAACAGAAAGATCAGTACGCTAAATACGAACTAAAACCCCATACCGGCAAACAGCATCAATTACGTGTGCACTTAAACTTTTTGGGTATACC is a window of Acinetobacter sp. ASP199 DNA encoding:
- a CDS encoding pseudouridine synthase, translating into MNTSAEFIPPMINGVSASKVFLQPSTAATVYDYLCKQFPHIQASEWQSRFQEGLVYDAQGNRLNLNSPFQANIHCFYYRFLAHEVHVPFEHQILFENDHFMVIDKPHFLTMSPTGQYVQETLLVRLKKQTGIEYLTPIHRLDRETAGVVLISKNIDSRGLYQQLFATRQVQKTYHAIAGYREELSFPQMVRLRMDKGQPFYTMQVLDGEPNSETEITLLEQKDQYAKYELKPHTGKQHQLRVHLNFLGIPILNDPFYPSVAHKADDDFFAPLQLLAKHIQFIDPITQQLMQFSSEQVLTL